A DNA window from Maribellus comscasis contains the following coding sequences:
- a CDS encoding YraN family protein — translation MVSQREIGEKAEGIAEQYLVKLGYTILDKNWHYGHLELDIIARDGEQLVIVEVKSRNGIRYEHPSEAVTNSKMKRIVEAADAYILEKDIDWETRFDVVTIIFFNQRYELEHFKDAFYPTL, via the coding sequence ATGGTTTCGCAACGTGAAATAGGAGAAAAAGCTGAAGGAATTGCAGAACAGTATTTGGTAAAACTGGGCTACACGATTTTGGATAAAAACTGGCATTACGGACATTTGGAACTTGATATTATTGCCCGTGATGGTGAACAGCTGGTTATTGTAGAAGTAAAATCGCGCAATGGCATCCGTTACGAACACCCGTCGGAAGCTGTTACCAACTCGAAAATGAAACGTATTGTTGAGGCCGCCGATGCATATATCCTCGAAAAAGATATTGATTGGGAAACCCGCTTTGATGTTGTTACGATTATTTTCTTTAATCAGCGGTATGAGCTGGAACATTTTAAAGATGCTTTTTATCCTACGCTTTAA
- a CDS encoding S66 peptidase family protein, whose amino-acid sequence MKTPPYIKPGSKIRIVSPAGKIDKKYVLPAVEWFQKQGYKVEIGEHAFSQHFQFAGTDSQRLEDLQNAFDDAETDVVLCSRGGYGTVRIIDKLNFENFQKKPKWLVGFSDITILHSCLNKSGFATIHGAMPRYYFDENGEPAANLNSLMKILSGEKVAYSFKNWEHNKEGKVEAKLVGGNLSIISSLQGTKYELETDGKILFLEDIDEFLYHSDRMMHQLKLAGKLDKLAGLILGDFTDMKDNESPFGKNIHEIISEAVQEFEYPVAFGFQAGHDKKNLALAFEKTWQLDVSSVNSTLKLL is encoded by the coding sequence ATGAAAACACCACCCTACATAAAACCAGGTTCAAAAATCCGGATAGTTTCACCGGCCGGTAAAATCGATAAAAAATACGTGCTTCCTGCTGTTGAATGGTTTCAAAAACAAGGGTATAAAGTTGAAATTGGTGAACATGCTTTTTCCCAACATTTTCAGTTCGCAGGCACGGATTCACAACGTTTGGAGGATTTGCAAAATGCTTTTGATGATGCGGAAACCGACGTAGTGTTGTGTTCCCGCGGTGGCTACGGGACTGTAAGAATTATTGACAAACTGAATTTTGAAAATTTTCAAAAAAAACCCAAGTGGCTGGTAGGTTTTAGCGATATTACGATTTTACATTCCTGCCTTAATAAATCAGGTTTTGCAACGATACATGGAGCAATGCCGCGTTACTATTTTGATGAAAACGGAGAACCTGCCGCAAATCTGAATTCGCTCATGAAAATCCTGTCGGGTGAAAAAGTTGCATACTCATTCAAAAACTGGGAACATAACAAGGAAGGAAAAGTTGAAGCAAAATTGGTCGGTGGAAACCTTTCGATTATTTCCAGCTTACAGGGTACGAAATATGAATTGGAAACCGATGGCAAAATTCTTTTCCTCGAAGACATTGATGAATTTTTATATCACTCCGACCGGATGATGCACCAACTTAAGCTCGCTGGTAAACTGGATAAGCTCGCCGGGCTGATTCTGGGTGATTTTACGGATATGAAAGACAACGAATCGCCATTTGGGAAAAATATTCATGAAATTATTTCTGAAGCTGTTCAGGAATTTGAATATCCCGTTGCATTCGGATTTCAAGCGGGCCACGACAAAAAAAATCTGGCGCTCGCTTTTGAAAAAACCTGGCAACTTGATGTTTCTTCTGTAAATTCAACATTAAAACTTCTTTAA